From a single Ruegeria sp. HKCCD4315 genomic region:
- a CDS encoding ABC transporter ATP-binding protein, with protein sequence MSELNLTDVAKSYGPVDVLKNINLDIEQGELIVFVGPSGCGKSTLLRMIAGLEKITGGTLEIEGQVMNDVPPAQRGIAMVFQSYALYPHMTVRENMAFALKIAKMPTAEIDAAVERAAKILQLDPFLDRLPKALSGGQRQRVAIGRAIVRDPKVYLFDEPLSNLDAALRVATRIEIARLKEAMPDSTMIYVTHDQVEAMTLASRIVVLANKGIAQVGTPLELYETPDNEFVAQFIGSPSMNLLPGTITGTGATTTVELASGGTAVSAIPTEDSDQGKQVKIGVRPEDFVITESTAILTGTVDFTEALGEVTLLYFEKTADAEAPIAKLPGVQRNMRGQTVSVTAAPEKVHLFHNGVSMRK encoded by the coding sequence ATGTCTGAACTCAACCTAACGGATGTCGCCAAGTCTTATGGCCCTGTTGACGTTCTGAAGAACATCAATCTCGACATTGAGCAGGGCGAACTGATCGTTTTTGTTGGTCCTTCCGGTTGTGGGAAATCCACTCTGCTTCGGATGATTGCCGGTTTAGAAAAGATTACAGGCGGCACGCTGGAAATCGAAGGGCAGGTCATGAACGATGTGCCGCCCGCACAACGGGGCATCGCGATGGTTTTTCAAAGCTACGCCCTGTATCCCCACATGACCGTGCGCGAAAACATGGCGTTTGCCCTGAAAATCGCCAAGATGCCTACGGCCGAGATTGACGCTGCGGTAGAGCGTGCCGCCAAGATTCTGCAACTGGACCCCTTTCTGGACCGGTTGCCCAAAGCTCTATCCGGCGGTCAGCGACAACGTGTTGCGATCGGGCGCGCGATCGTGCGCGACCCGAAAGTGTATCTGTTTGATGAGCCTCTGTCGAACCTTGACGCAGCCCTCCGGGTCGCCACACGGATCGAAATCGCGCGGCTGAAAGAGGCCATGCCCGACAGCACCATGATCTACGTCACCCACGATCAGGTCGAAGCGATGACATTGGCCAGCCGAATTGTGGTTTTGGCCAACAAGGGCATTGCGCAGGTTGGCACGCCGCTTGAACTTTATGAAACGCCCGACAACGAGTTTGTGGCCCAATTCATTGGCTCGCCTTCAATGAACCTTTTGCCCGGAACGATCACCGGAACGGGGGCGACAACGACTGTCGAGCTTGCCTCGGGCGGCACCGCCGTTTCCGCGATTCCGACCGAGGACAGTGATCAGGGTAAGCAGGTCAAGATCGGGGTGCGCCCTGAAGACTTTGTCATCACAGAAAGCACCGCGATCCTGACTGGAACCGTTGATTTCACCGAGGCTTTGGGTGAAGTCACACTGTTGTACTTTGAAAAAACCGCGGACGCAGAAGCGCCAATTGCCAAACTGCCTGGTGTTCAAAGGAATATGCGCGGACAAACGGTTTCCGTGACCGCAGCCCCTGAAAAAGTACACCTGTTCCACAACGGCGTATCGATGCGAAAGTGA